A region from the Cryptosporangium arvum DSM 44712 genome encodes:
- a CDS encoding LysR family transcriptional regulator, producing MPDIDLDLRLVRYFTVVARHQNFARAAAELHVAQPALSRQIQRLEQRLGARLFDRTPHGSRLTDAGRAFLPQADALLRSAARAARAARASVRTLTVGTIESIVVTPAVRDLRGRHPEARVAIRHLNWCDAHPALLDGSVDVLVGRIPFPFPIGDLRVSVLYEEPSVLVVPVFHRLAGRTSVTPADYADEPLLPCPVTSMPANTFWRLEPGRTGPDTPPRIDGWETKLERVADGEAVAIRPAGDRRSTLREDLVTIPIEGLDPFQVVVAARVGDREPLVDAFTESAREHLNRAGHGVLF from the coding sequence GTGCCCGACATCGATCTCGATCTGCGACTCGTGCGGTATTTCACGGTCGTCGCACGGCATCAGAACTTCGCGAGGGCGGCGGCCGAGCTGCACGTCGCGCAGCCGGCGCTGAGCCGCCAGATCCAGCGTCTGGAGCAGCGCCTCGGGGCCCGGCTGTTCGACCGCACGCCGCACGGTTCACGCCTGACCGACGCGGGGCGGGCGTTCCTCCCGCAGGCGGACGCGCTGCTGCGCTCGGCGGCCAGGGCGGCGCGCGCGGCGCGGGCCTCGGTGCGCACGCTCACCGTCGGCACGATCGAGAGCATCGTCGTGACGCCCGCGGTGCGTGACCTGCGTGGCCGCCATCCGGAGGCCCGGGTCGCGATCCGTCACCTGAACTGGTGCGACGCGCATCCCGCTCTGCTCGACGGGAGCGTCGACGTCCTGGTCGGGCGGATCCCGTTCCCGTTCCCCATCGGCGATCTGCGGGTGTCCGTGCTCTACGAGGAGCCGTCCGTGCTCGTCGTCCCGGTGTTCCACCGGCTGGCCGGCCGGACGTCGGTCACCCCGGCCGACTACGCGGACGAGCCGCTGCTCCCGTGCCCGGTCACCTCGATGCCCGCGAACACGTTCTGGCGCCTCGAGCCGGGGCGTACCGGCCCCGACACCCCGCCGCGGATCGACGGCTGGGAGACCAAACTCGAGCGGGTCGCGGACGGGGAGGCGGTGGCGATCCGCCCGGCCGGCGATCGGCGCAGCACGCTGCGGGAAGACCTGGTCACGATCCCGATCGAGGGTCTCGACCCGTTCCAGGTCGTCGTCGCCGCGCGCGTCGGGGACCGCGAGCCGCTCGTCGACGCCTTCACCGAGTCGGCCCGCGAGCACCTGAACCGCGCCGGACACGGGGTCCTATTCTGA
- a CDS encoding magnesium and cobalt transport protein CorA has protein sequence MRASAFRRLARFLDPTPSAAVAPVTPEPGRPAEHAVVDCGRYVDGVRKPGRIPLRDTPRALRERHGFVWIGLRDPTAEQFEEVAERFALPPLAVADAVRAHQRPKLEQYGEILFAIVKPVRYVDADEVVDVAELALFVGPRFVVIVRHGETDVPARARALADGDPEVSRHGPIGVLHRIMDLAVDGYTDAIDGIDENIDDIESQVFGGDEHDHAERIYKLKREVLEFRRAVKPLAGAVVKLSDTSDAPLRPYFRDVHDHLMRVADAIDNYDSLLTDVLQADLAQVSVRQNRTAMRQNEDMRRISAWAAIALLPTAVAGLYGMNFERIPGASSPYGFWMVLGVLAALCVVLWALFRRNDWL, from the coding sequence ATGCGTGCGTCAGCGTTCCGCCGGTTGGCGCGGTTCCTCGATCCGACGCCGTCCGCGGCGGTCGCCCCGGTAACACCGGAGCCCGGCCGGCCGGCCGAGCACGCGGTCGTCGACTGCGGCCGGTACGTCGACGGCGTCCGCAAGCCGGGGCGGATCCCGCTGCGCGACACCCCGCGGGCACTGCGTGAGCGGCACGGCTTCGTCTGGATCGGGCTCCGCGACCCCACCGCGGAGCAGTTCGAGGAGGTCGCGGAGCGGTTCGCGCTGCCGCCGCTCGCGGTCGCCGACGCCGTCCGCGCGCACCAGCGGCCGAAGCTGGAGCAGTACGGCGAGATCCTGTTCGCGATCGTCAAACCCGTCCGCTACGTCGACGCCGACGAGGTCGTGGACGTCGCCGAGCTCGCGCTGTTCGTCGGGCCGCGGTTCGTGGTGATCGTCCGGCACGGCGAGACCGACGTGCCGGCGCGCGCCCGGGCGCTGGCCGACGGCGATCCGGAGGTCAGCCGGCACGGCCCGATCGGCGTGCTGCACCGGATCATGGACCTGGCCGTCGACGGCTACACCGACGCGATCGACGGCATCGACGAGAACATCGACGACATCGAGTCGCAGGTGTTCGGCGGCGACGAGCACGACCACGCCGAGCGCATCTACAAGCTCAAGCGTGAGGTGCTGGAGTTCCGCCGCGCGGTGAAGCCGCTGGCCGGTGCGGTGGTGAAACTGTCAGACACCTCCGACGCCCCGCTGCGGCCCTACTTCCGCGACGTGCACGACCACCTCATGCGGGTCGCCGACGCGATCGACAACTACGACAGCCTGCTCACCGACGTCCTGCAGGCCGACCTGGCGCAGGTCAGCGTCCGGCAGAACCGCACCGCGATGCGTCAGAACGAGGACATGCGCCGGATCTCGGCCTGGGCGGCGATCGCGCTGCTGCCGACCGCGGTGGCCGGGCTCTACGGCATGAACTTCGAGCGGATCCCCGGTGCGAGCTCGCCGTACGGGTTCTGGATGGTGCTGGGCGTGCTGGCCGCGCTGTGCGTCGTGCTCTGGGCCCTATTTCGACGCAACGACTGGCTCTAG
- a CDS encoding ABC transporter permease, producing the protein MSTPITSARQFRRIAATVATIGVLVQLLLTSYYLGMAHAPKPHHLPVGLIASDAQARELHTELNATGSYRVTRFDTAAELERATRRREVYGGLDVSGATPHLYLATAAGPSAANVLKTTFTAVLQKRTAAVVATLGTPVPLQTVRVLTTPGTVTDVVPLPADDRNGGSLGMLVQALALGGTVASLGLGRLIPRARRSWRRGVGHVTTLVVYALASAAIVLWSMSWFGVGADADHATLYWGFGLVSLAITGSTAGLVALIGPAGAAAGFLYFTIGTVISGASIPPEFLPTWGQHLGQALPTGAGTQYVRDSLYFPDAPLGHPLLVLALYAGLGTLAVLITNALPNRSDRTAELPMPGTLEPVVASK; encoded by the coding sequence ATGAGCACACCGATCACCTCGGCCCGGCAATTCCGCCGCATCGCGGCGACGGTGGCCACCATCGGGGTGCTCGTGCAGCTCCTGCTCACCAGCTACTACCTCGGCATGGCACACGCGCCGAAGCCGCACCACCTCCCGGTCGGCCTGATCGCCTCCGACGCCCAGGCGCGTGAACTGCACACCGAGCTCAACGCCACCGGCAGCTACCGGGTGACCCGGTTCGACACCGCCGCCGAACTCGAACGGGCGACGAGACGCCGCGAGGTCTACGGCGGCCTCGACGTCTCCGGAGCCACCCCTCACCTCTACCTCGCCACCGCGGCCGGACCGTCCGCGGCGAACGTCCTGAAGACCACGTTCACCGCCGTCCTGCAGAAGCGGACCGCCGCCGTCGTCGCGACGCTCGGGACGCCGGTGCCGCTCCAGACCGTGCGGGTCCTCACCACCCCGGGCACCGTCACCGACGTCGTGCCGCTGCCCGCCGACGACCGCAACGGCGGGTCGCTCGGCATGCTCGTGCAGGCGCTCGCGCTCGGCGGCACGGTGGCCTCGCTCGGGCTCGGGCGCCTGATCCCGCGGGCCCGGCGGTCCTGGCGGCGCGGCGTGGGGCACGTGACGACGCTCGTCGTCTACGCGCTGGCGTCGGCGGCGATCGTGCTCTGGTCGATGAGCTGGTTCGGCGTCGGCGCGGACGCCGACCACGCCACCCTCTACTGGGGCTTCGGCCTGGTGTCGCTGGCGATCACCGGCTCGACGGCCGGGCTGGTCGCGCTGATCGGCCCGGCCGGCGCCGCCGCCGGGTTCCTCTACTTCACGATCGGCACCGTGATCTCGGGTGCGAGCATCCCGCCGGAGTTCCTGCCGACCTGGGGCCAGCACCTCGGGCAGGCGCTGCCGACCGGCGCCGGCACCCAGTACGTCCGGGACAGCCTGTACTTCCCGGACGCGCCGCTGGGGCACCCGCTGCTCGTGCTCGCGCTCTACGCCGGGCTCGGCACGCTCGCCGTACTGATCACGAACGCGCTCCCGAACCGCTCGGACCGCACCGCCGAACTCCCGATGCCGGGGACGCTAGAGCCAGTCGTTGCGTCGAAATAG